One Rhipicephalus microplus isolate Deutch F79 chromosome 4, USDA_Rmic, whole genome shotgun sequence genomic window carries:
- the LOC142814682 gene encoding uncharacterized protein LOC142814682 yields the protein MERHWEQHRRNSKERRPPPYGQPPPPPTSTWQPYPTAARPRTPRQSHSSRRHRGGPRALPPGHQLSASPSPSRPAGSQGTRPGSQRGEPTASPHGRNHRDVATWTSQDGGDPPVSYVSSRPWRRQERARVGVAPAHLYRPFQGRTVEDADRRANGACLPVPAGTRFCECGAVVIHNSHELGKLHRHRTQATQPSSRESSQERSGAAVRAMLARAAQEADFAQWLLRVASGHASSESPPAPLSITATVERGAAGPGETLVAAALTPEVASMTLEAGERAVGAPAVPAADTERSEGMDVDQALLAYLEDE from the coding sequence ATGGAGCGCCATTGGGAACAGCACCGCCGGAACAGCAAGGAGAGGAGACCACCTCCTTACGGCCAGCccccacccccaccaacgtccaCATGGCAGCCCTACCCCACTGCGGCCCGGCCGCGAACGCCGAGGCAGAGCCACTCGAGCCGCCGCCACCGAGGGGGTCCGCGCGCGCTGCCGCCTGGTCACCAACTCTCGGCTTCGCCGTCACCATCACGACCCGCCGGTTCACAGGGAACGAGACCAGGGTCCCAACGCGGCGAGCCGACCGCATCGCCTCACGGCCGCAACCACCGAGACGTGGCAACCTGGACCAGCCAGGATGGAGGCGACCCTCCGGTGTCTTACGTCTCCTCGAGGCCCTGGCGCCGGCAGGAAAGGGCCCGAGTTGGGGTCGCCCCAGCGCACCTGTATCGCCCTTTTCAGGGGCgcacggtagaggacgcggaccgGAGGGCTAACGGGGCTTGCCTTCCAGTGCCCGCAGGGACGCGGTTCTGCGAGTGCGGCGCCGTGGTGATCCATAACTCCCACGAATTGGGGAAATTACACCGGCACCGCACCCAGGCTACCCAACCATCCAGCCGCGAATCATCCCAGGAGCGCTCCGGCGCCGCTGTTCGGGCCATGCTGGCGCGGGCGGCCCAGGAGGCGGACTTCGCGCAGTGGCTGCTGAGAGTTGCCTCAGGCCACGCGTCCAGCGAGAGTCCGCCTGCGCCGCTATCAATAACGGCTACCGTAGAGCGGGGGGCGGCGGGGCCGGGAGAGAcattggtggcggctgcattgacaCCGGAGGTGGCGTCAATGACCTTGGAGGCGGGTGAGAGAGCGGTGGGGGCTCCGGCGGTGCCCGCGGCAGACACCGAACGGTCCGAGGGCATGGACGTAGACCAGGCCCTTCTGGCCTATCTAGAGGACGAATAA